GCGGTGAGGAGCGGGGTGAGCATCTGCCCCGGTTCCTCCACGCCCGCCGCCTGGAGCACCCGCGTCGCCTGGGTGACCAGCGTGACGAGGTGGTTGGCACCGTGCGCGAGGGCCGCGTGGTAGAGCGGGCGGACGGCCTCCGGCAGGACCACGGGCTCGCCGCCGATCTCCACGACGAGGGCCTGCGCGATGGGCAGGACCGGCCCGGGGGCGCTCACGGCGAACGGGCACCCGACGAGCCGGCTGAGGTCGACGCTCGTCCCGGTGAACGTCATCGCGGGGTGGATGGCGAGGGGGATCGCGCCCGCCCGGCGCGCCGGCGCGAGGACGTCCGCCCCGAAGCGGCCGGAGGTGTGGAGGACGATCTGGCCCGCCTGCCAGTGCCCCAGCTCCGCCATGCCGGCGACCAGGTCGGGCAGGACGTCGTCGGGGACGGTGAGCAGGACGAGCTCGGCGCGCTCGACGACCTCCTCGACGCTGAGGACCGGCACGCCCGGCAGGAGCACCTCGATCCGGTCGCGGCTCTCCTCGGAGACCGCGCTCGCGCCGACGACGGCGTGCCCGGCGGCGCGCAGGGCGCTGCCGAGGACCGCCCCCACGCGTCCCGCCCCGACGATGCCGACACCGAGCCGCCCGGGCCGATGGCCTTCTCGCGTCGCCTCACTCACCCCACCATCATCCCAGCCCGGGCTGGGACGGCGGTGCGGGGTAGGGCGGCGGCGGGAGCGGCGGGCCCTGCGGGGGCGGCGGCGGAACCGGGCCGCCCTGCGGGGGCGGCGGCGGGACCGGCGCGCCCTGCGGCGGCGGCGGCGGAACCGGGCCGCCCTGCGGCGGCGGCGGCGGGAGCGGCGCGCCCTGCGGGGGCGGCGGCGGCACCGGCGCGCCCTGCGGCGGCAGCGGCGGAACCGGCGCGCCCTGCGGCGGCGGCGGCGGCGCGGGGGGCGCGAACCGCTGGCCCTGCGGCGGGACGGGCTGGCCCTGAAGGGGCGCCGGCGGCGTCCCCGCACCTGGCCCCGGCGGGCACACCCGCTGCACCCACTCCTCCGGGCTCTCGTGGCTCCGGGCGGAGCGCGCACGATCGGCCTGCTCCCCGAGGAGCCGCAGCGCGGTCGCTGCGTGGAGGTGGTGCACCCGCGGGCTCACGGGCCCGGGCACCGACGCGATGGTGAGGTTGGCCAGGTCGAGCCGGCGCTCCCACGGCCCCTGCTCGATGGCGAGGGACTGGGTGCGCTCGTGCGGCACGATCGTCAGCGTCCGGGTGATCCGGCCGGTGCGGATGAGCATGGCGCGGTCGGTGATCCGCAGCCCGTTGCGGCGCCAGGTGATCCAGTCGAGCCACCGCGCGCTCCGCGGGCTCGTGATGAACCCGGCGCCCTCGCCGCTGCCCTCGAGGGCGGCGTCGAGGACCGCCCGCGCATCGTCGGCGCCGAGGTCGGGCACGACGAGCCACATCGCCGTGAGGGCGTCCCCGCGCGGCCCGACGGGCAGGAGGACCCCGCTCGTGGTGCCGCCGGAGGCCTCGTTCTCCGCGCCGTACCCCGCGACGTTGACGACGACGCGCCACCACCCGCGGCGGCGCCACAGGAGCGGCTGGGTGAGCTGGACGGCCTGCACGCGGCCCGGCGGCACGGTCTGGGACCGCTGCTCGAGCAGCCCGTGGCGCAGGCGGATCCCGTCGGAGGACACCGCCGCCCGGAACGCGAACCCACCGGAGAAGCGGGACCAGAGGTAGCCACCCCAGCCGACGATGCCCGGCAGCGCGCCCACGAGCACCCCGGCGCTCTCCGCGGCGACGGCCGCCACCGTGAGCGCGACGAGGAAGAGCAGGAACGTGATGCTCGAGCCGGACAGCAGCAACGAGCCCACCAGCCGGTTCACCGGCACGGTGAGCAGCTCGCGCTCGGGCACCGGGTCGAGGAGCGGCGCGGCCGGGCGGGCGGCGGGCCCGGAGGCCGAGGGCTGTCCCCCCGGCGGCGGCGGGGCGCTCACGGACGGCGCGGCCGGGCCGCGCTGCACCCCGGCGGCGCGGTCGAGGATCTCCCGGCGGAGCCGTTGGGCCTCGTCCTCCTGGAGGAAGGCGAGCACGACGGAGGATCCGGCACCCCCCGCCGTCTCGATCTTCAGCTGGGCGAGCCCGAAGATCCGGGCGAGCAGGGGCTGGACGACGTCGATCGCCTGGATGCGGTTGAGCCGGGCGTGACGCTGCTGGCGGAAGAGGATCCCCGAGTGGAGGTACACCGCGTCATCACCGACGGCGTAGCGCATCATCCGCCACGACAGCGTGGAGTAGATGGCCAGCAGGGCGAGGAGGACGAGGACGACGCCGGCCACGATGAGCCCGACGACGGCCCAGTCCACCCGGTTGCGCTGCAGCCACAGGTCCCCGACGACCTCGACGTTCTGGTACACGAGCACGGCGAGGACCGCGACGATGACCTTCCAGGCGTTGAGGACCGGGGTGATCTTGTGGACGCGGCGCCACTCGAGGTGCTGCTCGGGGGCGGGGGCCGCCTCCGCGGCCGACGCCGCCCCGGTCACGCCCGCGGGGCCGGTGCCGCGAGGTCCGACGGCGTTCACAGCCCGGCCAGCCGGGCCTCGCCGCGCTCGGTGAGGCGGTCACGCAACCGGTCCGCCTCGGCCGGCGGAAGCCCGGGGATACTCGCGTCCGTCGTGGCGGAGGCGGTGTGGAGCTGGATCTCGGCGATGCCGCAGCGCCGGTTGAGGGGGCCGGCCTTGACGTCGACGAACTGCATCCGGCCGTACGGCACGACGGTGAGCCGGCGGAACACGATGCCCTTGCGGATGAGGAGGTCGTCGGCACGCTCCGCGTAGCCGATCGCGCGGACCTGGCGCGGGATGAGCCACGCGGACCACACGGCGATCACGGCCATGGTGCCGGCGAGGATCCACCACCAGGGCGAGAAGAGGACGGCGAGGACCGCTCCGATGAGGAGCGGCGGCAGCACGAAGATTGCCTCGGTGATGAGCCGGGCCGTGATGAGGCCCCGCGAGACGGGCGTGAAGGAGACCCCGGCAGGGTCGAAGGGCCCGGACGAACCGGGTCCCGCCCAATTCCTGGTGTCGACGTCGGACATGGGAACTCCCTCCACGCGGACGATCCGCGGCCCCATTGTGTCGGACCCGCAGCCGGGCGGCGGCACCGTTCCGGGTGCGGCGCCGGTACCGGCAGGCGCCTCCTCGACGACGAGGCTCTGGTGGATGCCCACGCCCCGTGCGGCCGCGGCCGGTGGATACCTATTCCCGTCAGGCGTGCGCCTCGTCGTCGTCGGGCGGGATCCGGCACCAGGACTCCACGACCAGGCCCACGACGACGAGGGCGAGGCTCGCGAGGCCCGCGGCACCGGCCCACCACGCGTGCGTCGTGAGCATGGGCGCGCCGAGGTTGGCGAGCGCGGCGAGCACGTGCGCCGCGAAGTAACCCGCCAGGGCCGCTCCGGCGGCCGAGCTGGCCTTGGCGAGGACCGCCACCCGGGCCGCGCGCAGGGCGTCCATCCGCGTCGGCTTGCGCTCGGTGAACCGGCGCACGCTGCGGCCGAGGAGCAGGACGGCGACGGCCACGACGGCGAGGCCCGCCCACATCGTGCCGGGGACCGGGATCGGGCTCAGGCCACGCATGAGCAGCATCGAGAGCACCGCGTAGCTGAGCAGGCCGGCGACGACGGCGGTGACGACGAGGTGCTGCCAGCGGGTGCGCGGCATCAGTGGTCCTCCCCGGTCCCGGTGTCCGCGGGCAGGCCGACGTCGGCCCACGGCCCGGCCACCCACTCCAGCTCCCCGTCGGCGTCCGCGGCCAGGTCGGCCACCCGCCCGTGGCCGGGGAGCGTCGCGTCGGGCTGGGCCGCCAGCCAGGGCCGGAGGACGAAGGCACGCTCGTGGGCCCGTGGGTGCGGCAGCTCGAGGTGGTCGTCCGCCGCGACGATCCCGCCCACGCTGATGACGTCGAGGTCGAGGGTGCGGGCGCCCCACCGCTCGAGCCGCTGCCGGCCGTGGGCCGCCTCGACGGCGTGGCACAGGCCGAGCAGCTCGCGCGGGCTGAGGGTGGTGCGCCCGACGAGGACCGCGTTGAGGTAGTCCGGCTGCGGGGCCGCGCCCGGGGCGAGGACGGGGGCGGTCCGGGCGAGCGGGGAGAGCGCGGTGAGCTCGACCCCGAGGTGGTTGGCGAGCTCCGCCGTCGCCCGGCGCAGCGTCGTCGCCGCGTCCCCGAGGTTGGCGCCGACGGCGACGACGAACTCCACCGGGGCGGGCGGGCGGGCGTCGAGGACCCCGGCGCGGTCCTGGTGGCGGCGCACGCTCACCGTGACGTCGGTGAAGGGGACCGTGAGGGGCGCCTCGGGCTTGTGGACGCTGACGTCGACGGCCCGGACGGCGCGGTGGCGCAGGGCCCGCTCGGCGATCCGGGCGGCCACCGTCTCGAGGAGGTCCGCGGGCTCGCCGGCGAGGACGGCGACCGCCTCCTCGGCGACGTCGGCGTAGCTCACGGTCGCGGCCAGGTCGTCGCTCCCGGCCGCCTCGCGTGAGTCGAGGTGGAGGACGACGTCGGCGAGGAACGTCTGGCCCTCGCGGCGCTCCTCGGGGAACACCCCGTGCCGGCCGAAGGCGCGCAGGCCGGTGACCTCGACCTGGTCGAGGACGGCGCCGGCGTCGTCGTGGACGGGGGGCCTCACGGGTGCTCACCGCCCGCGGCCCAGGCGGCCGCGACGCGGACGGCGTCGGCGGAGGCGGGGACGTCGTGGACGCGGACGGCCCACGCGCCGGCGCCCGCGGCGAGGGCCGTCACGGCCGCGGTGGCGTGGTCGCGGGCGAGCGGCGCGGCGGGCACCCCGTCAACGCCGGCGAGGAGCGCGCCCAGGAACCGCTTGCGGGAAGCACCGACGAGCACGGGGAACCCGAGGGCGGCGATCGCGTCGAGGCGGGCCAGCAGCCGCCAGTTGTCTACGCCCTCCTTGGCGAACCCCAGGCCCGGGTCGAGGACGATCCGCTCGGGAGCCATGCCCGCGCGCAGGACGGCCTCGACGCGCTCGCCGAGCTCGGCCACCACGTCGGCGACGACGTCGTCGTAGCGGGCGAGCGACGTCATCCGGGTCGGGTCGCCCCGCCAGTGGCCGAGGACGTAGGTGGCGTCGGTGGAGGCCACGGCGTGGGCCATCTCCGGGTCGGCGAGCCCGCCGGAGACGTCGTTGACGAGGGCAGCGCCGGCCTCGACGCAGGCGAGCGCGGTGCGCGCGTTGAGGGTGTCGACGCTGACGCACGCGCCCTCGCCGGCGAGAGCGGCCACGACGGGGAGCACCCGGGCGAGCTCGACGTCCCCGGGCACCCGCTCCGCCCCCGGGCGGGTGGACTCACCGCCGACGTCGAGGATGTCGGCGCCCTGCGCGCGCAGGGCGCGCGCGTGGACGAGGGCGGCGTCGGGGTCGGGCCACCACCCGCCGTCGGAGAAGGAGTCCGGGGTGACGTTGACGACGCCCATGACGAGGGTGCGACCGGCCGTCGGCACGCGGCGGCCGGTGGGCGGGGGCGTCGTCGCGGTGGGCATGGTCACGGCTCCAGGTTAGGGCGTCGTCCGCTGCTGCCTAGCGGTGACCGGCGATGAGGCTCATCGCCTCGGCGCGGGTGGCCGTCTGGCGCATCTGTCCGCGCACCGCGGAGGTGACGGTCCGCGCTCCGGGCTTGCGCACCCCCCGCATCGACATGCACAGGTGCTCGCACTCGACGACGACGATGACACCGCGCGGGTCGAGGGCGGTGACGAGCGCGTCGGCCACCTGGGACGTCAGCCGCTCCTGCACCTGCGGGCGCCGGGCGAAGGCGTCGACGAGCCGGGCGAGCTTGCTCAGCCCGGTGACCCGCCCGTCGGCGTTGGGGATGTACCCCACGTGCGCGACGCCGTGGAAGGGCACGAGGTGGTGCTCGCAGGTCGAGTACACCTCGATGTCCTTGACGATGATCATCTCCTCGTGGCCGAGGTCGAAGGTCGTCGCCAGCACCTCCGCGGGGTCCGTCCGCATGCCCGCGAACACCTCCTCGAAGGCCCGGGCCACCCGCTCCGGGGTGTCCACCAGGCCGTCGCGGTCGGGGTCCTCCCCGACCGCGACGAGGAGGTCGCGCACGGCGCGGCGCACGCCCTCGGCGTCGTAGGGCCGACGGGCCGAGACGCCGTCCTGGCTCAGCTCAGACACCCTCGGTCGACCCGCCGACCTGACCGTTGGCGGGAACCTCCCCGATGCCGAAGCCCTCGCCGGCCGCGGCCGCCTGGTCCTGCGGCAGCATGGTGCCGGTGCCGTTGGCCCGCTCGGCAGGCGTCATGACCGGGGGCACGGTGCTCACCCGGCGGGTGTCCGAGGACAGCCACACCGGGCGGGGCTCACGCTTGACCACGGGGGCGAAGATCTCGCGCAGCTCGGCCTCGTTGAGCGTCTCGCGCTCGAGCAGGGCGAGGACCAGGTCGTCGAGCACCTGGCGGTACTCCATGAGGATGTCCCACGCCTCGTCGTGCGCGGCGTCGACGAGGCGACGGACCTCGTCGTCCACGACGACGGCGACGCCCTCGGAGTAGTCCCGCTGGTGGCCCATGTCACGGCCGAGGAAGACCTCACCGGACTCCTGGCCCAGCTTGACCGCCCCGACGCGGGCGCTCATGCCGTACTGGGTGACCATCTTGCGGGCGAGGTTGGTCGCCTTCTCGATGTCGTTGCTCGCGCCCGTGGTGGGGTCGTGGAAGACGATCTCCTCCGCGACGCGCCCGCCCATGGCGTAGGCGAGCTGGTCGAGCAGCTCGTTGCGCGTCGTGGAGTACTTGTCCTCGGTGGGCATGACCATCGTGTACCCGAGGGCCCGGCCGCGCGGGAGGATCGTCACCTTGGTCACCGGGTCGGTGTACCGCAGCGCCGCGGCCGCCAGGGCGTGCCCGCCCTCGTGGTACGCGGTGATCTTCTTCTCCTTCTCGTTCATCACCCGGGTCCGCTTCTGCGGTCCGGCGATGACGCGGTCGATCGCCTCGTCCAGCGCGCGGTCGTCGATGAGCTGGGCGCCCGAGCGGGCGGTGAGGAGCGCGGCCTCGTTGAGGACGTTCGCCAGGTCCGCACCGGTGAAGCCGGGGGTCCGGCGGGCGACGACCTCGAGGTCGATCTCCGGGACCATCGGCTTGCCCTTGGCATGCACGCGCAGGATCGCGGCGCGGCCGAGGAGGTCCGGGGCGTCGACGGTCACCTGACGGTCGAAGCGGCCCGGGCGCAGCAGCGCGGGGTCGAGGATGTCGGGGCGGTTGGTGGCCGCGATGAGGATGACGTTGGTGTGGACGTCGAAACCGTCCATCTCCACGAGGAGCTGGTTGAGCGTCTGCTCCCGCTCGTCGTGGCCCCCGCCCATGCCGGCGCCGCGGTGGCGGCCCACGGCGTCGATCTCGTCGACGAAGATGATGGCCGGCGCGTTCGCCTTGGCCTGCTCGAAGAGGTCGCGGACGCGGGAGGCGCCCACACCGACGAACATCTCGACGAAGTCGGAGCCGGAGATGGAGAAGAACGGCACCCCGGCCTCGCCGGCGACGGCGCGCGCGAGGAGCGTCTTACCGGTTCCGGGCGGGCCGTAGAGGAGGACGCCCTTGGGGATCTTCGCGCCGACGGCCTGGAACTTCTCCGGCTCGGCGAGGAACTCCTTGATCTCCTGGAGCTCCTCCACGGCCTCGTCCACGCCGGCGACGTCGGCGAAGGTCACCTGCGGGGTCTCCTTGGAGACCAGCTTCGCCTTCGACTTGCCGAACTTCATCATCCCGCCGGCACCGGACTGCATGCGGCTGAGGAAGAACCAGAAGAGCCCGACGATGATGAGCATCGGCAGGATGAAGCCGAGGATCGACGTCCAGATGGACGGCTGCGGGACCTCGGCGTTGTAGCCCTCCGGCGGGTCGGCGGCCTCGACCGCCTGGGCCACCGTCTCGCCCTGCGGCGTGGCGTAGAAGAAGGCGACGCGGTCGCCGTAGTCCTCGAACTCCTCCGAGAGGACGAGCTCGACGCGCTGCGTGACGTCGTTGATCTCCACCTGCTCGACGGTGTCCCCGGCGAGCAGCTCGAGGCCGTCGGAGGTGTCGATGCGCTGGGCGGGGTTCCCGTTGAGCAGGGACATCCCGAGAAATGCGAGAAGCAGGACGACGGCGATCCAGATACCGGGCCCGCGGACGATCTTCTTGGCGTTCATCAGTGGCGGCGCTCGGGCCGCGTCCCTCCTGCTCGGTCAGTCATCGGTCGACGGTACACAACGGTGCCGCGTGCAGGCGCACGTGTTCGCGCAGGGCTGCACGGGCAGGAGTGGGGCCGGCCGACGGCCGAGGGCTCAGCCGCCGTAGACGTGGGGGGCGAGCGTCCCGACGAAGGGGAGGTTGCGGTACTTCTCCGCGTAGTCGAGGCCGTAGCCGACAACGAACTCCGGCGGGATGTCGAAGCCCACGTAGCGCACGTCCACCTCGACCTTGGCGGCGTCCGGCTTGCGCAGGAGGGTCGCGATCTCGACCGACGCCGTACCCCGGCCGCGCAGGTTCGACACCAGCCAGGACAGGGTGAGCCCGGAGTCGATGATGTCCTCGACGATGAGGACGTCCCGCCCGTGGACGTCGGTGTCGAGGTCCTTGAGGATCCGCACGACGCCGGAGGACCGGGTGCCGGACCCGTAGGAGGAGACCGCCATCCAGTCCATCTCGAGCGGCGTGTGCAGACGGCGGGACAGGTCGGCCATCACCATCACCGCGCCGCGCAGCACCCCGACGAGGAGCACCTCGCGTCCGACGTAGTCCGCGTCGATCTGCTCGGCCAGCTCGTCCAGACGCGCCGCGATCTGTTCCTGCGTCAGCAGGACCTTGTCCAGGTCCTTGCCCATGTCCTCCGCGTCCACGCGCACTCCCGCCTCAATCGCCCAGTGGCGTCCCGTCCACGGCGACGCCGTGGGGAACAAGAGTCAGCCTGCCACACGCGCGGGACCCCGTGACACCGCCAGGGAGCATCGTGGGGCCCTGGCCGTGGTAGCGCACGACGAGGGCGTCGAGGGCCGCGACGTGCCGCGCGGACAGCGCCCCGCCGGGGCAGCCGGCCGCGGCCGCCGCCAGGCGCAGCGCCCGGCGGCGCAGGGCCGGGTGGGCCGCCGCGAGGACGCCGACGTCGAGGGCGAGGCCGCCGCCCGCGGCGGGCCCTCCGGCGTCGCCGCCGTGTCCAGGGTCACCGGCGTCACCGGCGTCACCGGCGTCACCGGCGTCACCGGCGGGAGCGTCGGCGTCGGCGTCGGGCGCGGAGCTCTCCGCCCGGGCGAGGAGCTCCGCAGCGAGCGTGTCGAGGAGGTCGGCGTCCTCCCGCAGGAGCCCGGCCGTGCGGGCCAGCGCCTCGGGCACCCCCGGGCCGAGGGCCTCGGCCAGCGCCGGCAGCACTCGCTCGCGCACGGCCGCGCGGCGCAGCGGCCCGCCGTCGGCGGTGCGCCACGGCCCGTCGGCGGCATTGCCCGGGTCGTCGACCGGGTCCAGCCCGAGGGCGCGGCACACCTGCTCGGTGTCGGCGCGGCGCAGGTGGAGGAAGGGCCGGCGCAGGTCCCCGCGCCGCGGAGCCATCCCGGCGAGCGAGCGGGCCCCCGAGCCCCGGGCGAGCGCCAGCAGCACCGTCTCCGCCTGGTCGTCGAGGGTGTGCCCGAGGAGGACGACGGCGGCCCCGGCCTCGCGTGCGGCGTCCTCGATCGCGGCGTACCGGGCGTGCCGGGCGGACGCCTCGGGGCCTCCCGGTCCCGCCACGGTGACGGTGCGGACCAGGGCGGGTTCGAGGCCCATCGCCGCGCACGCGGCCGCGGTGCGCCGGGCGACCTCCGCACTGCCCGGCAGGAGGGCGTGGTCGACGGTGACGGACCCGGCGAGGATCGCCGCCCGGGACGCGACGAACGCCGTCGCGGCGGCGAGCGCGAGGGAGTCCGCACCACCCGAGCACGCGACGAGCACCCGGGTCCCGGGCGCCAGGTCGGCGAGCGCGTCGCGGATGGCGGAACGGGCGGCGGCGACGGCCGGGTCGGGCCCGGTCACCGGCCGCGCCCCCGGCGCCGCTGGCGCTCCCCCACGGCGGCGCTCAGCCGTGGACCCGGCGCACCCAGGCGTCGGGGTCGGCGATCTCCGCCGGCGTCGGCAGGAGCGGCGGCGCGGTCCACACGGCGTTGAGGCCGTCGTGACCCACCTTGGCGACCACCCCGCGCACGAACGCGGCCCCGTCGCGGTACTGCGCCACCTTGGCGTCCATGCCGGTGAGGCGGCGCAGCAGGATGTCCACCATCCCGGTCCCGTCCCGGCGCTTCTCGAAGGACGCGCGGATCCGCCGGATCGAGGGCAGCACCTGGGGTCCCACGGCGTCCATGACGACGTCGGCGTGGCCCTCGAGGAGCGACATGACGGCGACGGCGGAGGCCATGTGCTCGCGCTCGGCGGGCGTGAGGAACGCCTCGACCAGCGGGCCGGCCCCCTGCCGCTCGCCCGCACCGCCGCGCGAGCCCAGGGTGTCGAGGACCGCGCGGACCGCGCGACCGATGCGCTGGCGCCCGTCCTCGGGGTCGCTCATCCCGCCGACCAGCGCGCGCAGGCGGGAGGCGAGGTGGTCGGCGAGCCAGGGGGCGGCGGCGAACTGGACCGCGTGCGTCTGCTCGTGCAGGCAGACCCACAGCCGGAAGTCCATGGCGTCGAGGTCGAGCTCCCGCTCGACGTGGAGGACGTTCGGTGCGACGAGGAGCAGCCGGCCGGCCGGGTCCGCCACGCCCTGCCCGGGCCGGTGGCGGGCCGGGGTGAACGGGTCGAACTGGCCGAGCACCTTGGTCGAGAGGACCGAGAGCATGATCCCCAGCTCTTCCCCACCGAGGCGGGCGGCGCCGGGCACGGTCACCTCGGGCAGGAGGTCACCGGTGAGGTGGGCGAACATCGCGACGTTCGCCTCGGCCCAGCGGGCGCGGTCGATGACGAACACCGGGCGCCGGGCGGCCTCGGCCCCGGCCTCGTGGAGCCCGGTGATGGCCGCGACGTGCGCCGGGGCGCTGCCCGCGGCCGCGCGCAGCACGTGCACCAGGGCGTCGAGCTCGGCGCGGGAGGCGCGGGGGCCGGGCGGGACGAGGCGCGCGGCGCGCCGCTCGGCCGCCCGGAAGTCGATCGAGGAGCTCATGAGGTCACGGTACGCGTCGCCGGGTCCGCGGGCCCGGGCGGGTCACACGGGCCCCCGGCGGGGGTCGGCGCGGGCCCCCGGCGGGGGTCAGCGCGGGCCCCGGTGGGCTCAGCGGCACCCGCAGCCGGCCAGCGCGGTCGCCCACTCGTCGACCGCCTCCCGCGCGGCGGAGGCCCCACCGAACGGGACGTCGTCGGCCACGACAGAGAGCACGAGGAGCCGGCCGTCCGCGTCGAGGACCGCCCCGGTGAGGCTGACCGCCGTCGTCAGCGTGCCCGTCTTGGCCTGGAGGACCCCGGCGGCGGGCCCGGCGAACCGCCGGGCGAGGGTGCCCTCGAGCCCCGCCACGGGCAGGTCGGCGGCCGCACGCAGCTGGGGGTGCACCGGGTCGAGCGCGGTGGTGACGACGTCGGCGAGGACGGCGGGGGGCACGACGTTCTCGACGAGCAGGCCCGAGGTGTCCGCGAGGCTCACGCCGCTGACGTCGATCCCGAACCCGGCGAGGTGGTCGAGGACGGCGGCGATGGCGCCGTCGGTGGAGCCCTCACCGCCGTCGGAGACGGCCACGAGGCGGGCGAGCACCTCGGACAGGGAGTTGTCCGAGACCCGCAGCGTGTGGGCCACGATGTCCTCGACCGGCGCCGACTCCACGGTGGCGAGCACCTGGGCGCCCGCCGGCGCCGCGGCGCGCTCGACGGCGCCGTCGACGGCGACGCCCTGCGCGGCCAGCGCGGCGGCGAAGGTCTGGGCGGCGGCCAGCGCCGGGTCGGGCAGGTACCCGCCGGCGGGGTCGAGGCCCGTCTCCACCGCGACCGGCTGGATCGGCATGACGAAGTCGAGGTCGATGCCGCCCCAGCCGGGATTGAGCGCCGGGCCGGTGAACAGCGTGTCGTCGAGGCGCACGCGGACGCTGCCCGTGCCCGCGAGCGCGGCGGCGGTCTGCTCCGCGAGGTCCGCGAGCCCGGCGTGCCCGACGACGGCGCCCTCGTCTCCCGCACCGGCGGCGAGGAGGATGTCGCCCCCACCGACGAGGACCACCTCCCCCGGCCCGCCCGCGACGACCTGGGTGGTGAGGACGTGGTCGGGCCCGAGCGCGTCGAGCGCGGCCAGGGCCCCGAGGACCTTGACGCTCGACGCCGGCGTGCGCGGGACGTCCGCCTCCACGTCGACGAGCCGCTCCCCGGTGAGGGCGTCGACGACGAGGACGCCGGCCGAGGGGCCGATGCGCTCGTCGGCGAGCAGCTCGTCGGTGAGGGCGGCGAGCGCGGCGGGGTCGGGCCGGGGCGCGGCGGGGTCCGGCGTCGTGAGCGTGAGCGGCGCGGCCCGGTAGGTGGGGGTGGGGTACGGCGCCGGGT
The sequence above is a segment of the Georgenia faecalis genome. Coding sequences within it:
- a CDS encoding zinc-dependent metalloprotease translates to MSSSIDFRAAERRAARLVPPGPRASRAELDALVHVLRAAAGSAPAHVAAITGLHEAGAEAARRPVFVIDRARWAEANVAMFAHLTGDLLPEVTVPGAARLGGEELGIMLSVLSTKVLGQFDPFTPARHRPGQGVADPAGRLLLVAPNVLHVERELDLDAMDFRLWVCLHEQTHAVQFAAAPWLADHLASRLRALVGGMSDPEDGRQRIGRAVRAVLDTLGSRGGAGERQGAGPLVEAFLTPAEREHMASAVAVMSLLEGHADVVMDAVGPQVLPSIRRIRASFEKRRDGTGMVDILLRRLTGMDAKVAQYRDGAAFVRGVVAKVGHDGLNAVWTAPPLLPTPAEIADPDAWVRRVHG
- the dacB gene encoding D-alanyl-D-alanine carboxypeptidase/D-alanyl-D-alanine endopeptidase, which produces MGRAGRAALAAVVLLAGYAAADAYDVVPGVLTTAEPVPDPAPYPTPTYRAAPLTLTTPDPAAPRPDPAALAALTDELLADERIGPSAGVLVVDALTGERLVDVEADVPRTPASSVKVLGALAALDALGPDHVLTTQVVAGGPGEVVLVGGGDILLAAGAGDEGAVVGHAGLADLAEQTAAALAGTGSVRVRLDDTLFTGPALNPGWGGIDLDFVMPIQPVAVETGLDPAGGYLPDPALAAAQTFAAALAAQGVAVDGAVERAAAPAGAQVLATVESAPVEDIVAHTLRVSDNSLSEVLARLVAVSDGGEGSTDGAIAAVLDHLAGFGIDVSGVSLADTSGLLVENVVPPAVLADVVTTALDPVHPQLRAAADLPVAGLEGTLARRFAGPAAGVLQAKTGTLTTAVSLTGAVLDADGRLLVLSVVADDVPFGGASAAREAVDEWATALAGCGCR
- the tilS gene encoding tRNA lysidine(34) synthetase TilS, translating into MTGPDPAVAAARSAIRDALADLAPGTRVLVACSGGADSLALAAATAFVASRAAILAGSVTVDHALLPGSAEVARRTAAACAAMGLEPALVRTVTVAGPGGPEASARHARYAAIEDAAREAGAAVVLLGHTLDDQAETVLLALARGSGARSLAGMAPRRGDLRRPFLHLRRADTEQVCRALGLDPVDDPGNAADGPWRTADGGPLRRAAVRERVLPALAEALGPGVPEALARTAGLLREDADLLDTLAAELLARAESSAPDADADAPAGDAGDAGDAGDAGDPGHGGDAGGPAAGGGLALDVGVLAAAHPALRRRALRLAAAAAGCPGGALSARHVAALDALVVRYHGQGPTMLPGGVTGSRACGRLTLVPHGVAVDGTPLGD